In the Mastacembelus armatus chromosome 2, fMasArm1.2, whole genome shotgun sequence genome, one interval contains:
- the LOC113127127 gene encoding zinc finger protein 513-like isoform X2: protein MGLDREAGVTVFSLSVDDDTSAPTDSAFPEFLSCKGCGQLLGDTPLGTGLDLGLDLGAELYCLTCEEGLQQAASIDSSQVEGSHLSDRSISCGSDRKKRSTGKTGGAVDIPHKLYSCSLCAFSSRYSNHLKRHMRIHDGQKPYRCPVCPYASAQLVNLQRHARTHTGEKPYRCHECSYACSSLGNLRRHQRMHMQERPQRRQKEKRRGRRKKAKGETEGVVSDLTLRVSQDPGYLQTLGGLGSPSAPLPVLLFPLCCRVCGLTLEEADLEGDKAEGEGDGGQVCRRCSLDLVSKDRPGPTCTPAVSRGSRRAQRGTKLYHCPNCPFLSHYPNHLARHAHTHSEEKPHRCPHCPYTSSHLDNLKRHLRVHTGEKPYQCPSCSYACGNLANLRRHERIHSGAKPFHCGVCGYSCNQSMNLKRHMLRHTGEKPYACAECSYTTGHWDNYKRHQRKHGHNTDSWDKHTPINGLSWGKGAQESRSPGQEHS from the exons ATGGGGCTGGACAGAGAGGCCg GTGTCACGGTCTTCTCTCTGAGCGTGGACGACGACACTTCAGCGCCTACAGACTCCGCTTTCCCAGAATTCCTATCCTGTAAAGGCTGTGGTCAGCTACTGGGAGACACCCCTCTGGGCACAGGCTTAGATTTAG GCCTGGACCTGGGAGCTGAGCTTTATTGTCTGACCTGTGAGGAAGGCCTCCAGCAGGCAGCTTCAATTGACTCCTCTCAGGTGGAGGGGTCGCACTTGTCTGACAGATCCATCAGCTGTGGTTCtgacaggaagaagaggagcaCAGGTAAGACAGGTGGAGCTGTCGACATTCCTCACAAACTCTACTCCTGCTCGCTGTGCGCCTTCAGTTCTCGCTACTCCAACCACTTGAAACGCCACATGAGGATCCATGATGGCCAGAAGCCGTACCGCTGCCCCGTGTGCCCGTATGCCTCGGCCCAGCTCGTCAACCTGCAGCGccacgcgcgcacgcacactGGGGAAAAACCATACCGCTGCCACGAGTGCAGCTACGCCTGCAGCTCCCTGGGAAACCTGCGGCGACACCAGCGCATGCACATGCAGGAGAGACCTCAGAGGAGGCAGAAGGAGAAAAGACGAGGGAGACGGAAAAAAGCAAAGGGTGAAACTGAAGGAG TGGTATCAGACCTGACCCTGCGCGTATCCCAGGACCCGGGTTACCTCCAGACCTTGGGGGGTCTTGGCTCTCCCTCTGCCCCGCTGCCGGTGCTCCTCTTCCCCCTGTGCTGCCGAGTGTGTGGCCTCACGCTGGAGGAGGCTGACTTGGAGGGGGACAAGGCCGAGGGCGAGGGTGACGGGGGACAG GTGTGTCGCCGCTGCTCGTTGGACCTGGTGTCCAAAGACCGACCTGGACCCACCTGCACTCCTGCTGTGTCTCGGGGATCCCGGCGGGCTCAACGGGGCACCAAACTGTACCACTGTCCTAATTGCCCCTTCCTGTCCCACTACCCCAACCACCTGGCCCGCCATGCCCACACCCACTCAGAGGAGAAACCCCACCGCTGCCCACACTGCCCCTACACGTCCTCACACCTCGACAACCTCAAACGCCACCTGCGTGTGCACACGGGTGAGAAGCCTTACCAATGTCCGTCGTGCAGCTACGCCTGCGGGAACCTGGCCAACCTGCGGCGACACGAGCGCATCCACTCAGGGGCCAAGCCTTTCCACTGCGGCGTCTGCGGTTACTCCTGCAACCAGAGCATGAACCTGAAGAGGCACATGCTGCGGCACACGGGCGAGAAGCCGTACGCCTGCGCCGAGTGCAGCTACACCACGGGCCACTGGGACAACTACAAACGCCACCAGAGGAAACACGGACACAACACGGACAGCtgggacaaacacacacccatcaACGGCCTGAGCTGGGGTAAAGGGGCACAGGAGAGCCGGAGTCCAGGGCAGGAGCACAGCTAG
- the dusp27 gene encoding serine/threonine/tyrosine-interacting-like protein 2: MASTDQSGEHSDQVVPDGPEDERSVREVQAQYLRCPSPSFSMVSESRFSMISGSDAASIFMEPIHMSSAIAAKKIISEELPPRGPCTESIPESMLETAEQLMVEDLYNRVRDMIDDRSPYNTPCVLDIQRAIVQDRLEAPTNPVDEVWPSIFIAEKSIAVNKPRLKRMGITHILNAAHGTGVYTSEAFYAGMNIQYMGIEVDDFPDADISVHFRPTAEFLDEALLTHKGKVLVVSMMGVSRSAVLVASYLMIFQHMTIMEALTSMRKKRAINPNEGFLKQLRELNETLMEERDDDDETLSQCSVIDARTRARIFGEGGDDDDDDDEDTDKEEEQSMIKVKAHSIVMEEEEDGKSVMSSIASSAGELMRVPNGLDTRSSAGVPEEIVVPHQDGREDGDNDDGLNSLIHEWQRRNEKYQSDEWWEEQLNSDGEDGESQACGRPKKTKEGADADVESVTSEEVRAVKERLKRRNKRPPSDAMSTSSCTSYSELWKQRLREIEEQAAARYLGKEDEEDSESTATDGGEGGKKIDNEVDSILSDTSSLYNFCQKNKEKMTPLERWRIKRIQFGWNKKDRDDGEKSSIGDGEKGDSEEQAKTPSFQDVNLTAYQAWKLRQQKRLGEENTDEILELSRGEDSATVKRRQRREEILERSKKTLEESQSLCNWESESCISGGTIPLSAFWAGAGVTGLQSVTNDDNMSMLSGRSSVISSVSQARSIKSTQSAGPLNPVPPVPPILPVAPVQGPGGEPLVNLASIQNWIASVVSETIKQKQSEMSLPPPSRAGSELSFGGTPGGISSRGIDDDKASLLSGTSYSSVQSQGHGRATSILSGGGSSSISGLSGQGSALGSTLGSTLGSTLGSTLGSTLGSTLGSKKNKITTTSVPLYSLFQDQVDLGKLSAMDKEIKSEMKDKMETYEKKKILEDNKRSTLYKKKKPKEDEDEEEERKRKEEEFLEDTKQREKPTRTFGLSGCLNLNPALEKDKNTSIDDWLKSVRPPPRKPASADASLTDPYDDLDASASEFDFTSRRASYCVDEEDEETYGSRYRSRLRDNLSGEDTEFTCNGFTQSRSHRAHEESTDGTGTYNDFSTKQKYSHHSRYGSRETEGRVSRNEDADDEEEDDVAIFIAQTRQRIRARAAAEAEDDEVLAAWRVQQETKSQKKSENKTEGGKF, encoded by the exons ATGGCATCGACCGATCAGAGCGGGGAGCATAGCGACCAGGTGGTTCCTGATGGACCTGAGGATGAGAGGAGTGTAAGGGAAGTCCAGGCCCAATACCTGCGCTGTCCCTCCCCCAG TTTCTCTATGGTGTCAGAGTCCAGGTTCTCCATGATTTCAGGCTCCGATGCTGCGAGTATCTTCATGGAGCCCATCCACATGTCATCGGCCATCGCTGCCAAGAAGATCATCAGTGAAG AGCTGCCGCCACGTGGTCCGTGCACCGAGTCCATCCCAGAGTCCATGCTGGAAACAGCTGAGCAGCTGATGGTGGAGGACCTGTACAATCGAGTCAGGGACATGATTGATGACCGCAGCCCCTACAACACACCCTGTGTGCTGGACATCCAGAGGGCCATTGTGCAGGACCGCCTGGAAGCTCCCACCAACCCTGTGGATGAGGTCTGGCCCAGCATCTTCATAGCCGAAAA ATCTATTGCTGTCAACAAGCCTCGTTTGAAGCGAATGGGCATCACCCACATCCTAAACGCCGCCCACGGCACGGGCGTCTACACGAGCGAGGCTTTCTACGCTGGCATGAACATCCAGTACATGGGCATCGAGGTGGACGACTTCCCCGATGCCGACATCTCAGTGCACTTCCGTCCTACCGCCGAATTCTTAGATGAGGCCCTGCTGACGCACAAAG gGAAAGTTCTTGTGGTATCCATGATGGGCGTCAGTCGCTCAGCTGTCCTGGTGGCGTCCTACTTGATGATCTTCCAACACATGACCATCATGGAGGCCCTGACGTCTATGAGGAAAAAACGTGCCATCAACCCAAATGAAGGCTTCCTGAAGCAGCTTCGAGAGCTCAATGAGACCCTGATGGAAGAGCGTGACGATGACGATGAAACGCTGAGTCAGTGCTCTGTGATCGATGCTCGAACTCGCGCTCGGATCTTCGGAGAGGGCGgagatgacgatgatgatgatgatgaggatacCGATAAAGAAGAAGAGCAGAGCATGATTAAGGTCAAAGCGCACTCTATagtgatggaggaggaagaggatggaaAAAGCGTAATGAGCAGCATCGCGTCTTCTGCAGGTGAATTGATGAGAGTACCGAACGGGTTGGACACCCGGAGTTCAGCAGGTGTTCCAGAAGAGATTGTTGTACCTCATCAGGATGGCAGAGAAGACGGGGACAATGACGATGGTCTGAACAGCTTGATCCATGAATGGCAGCGCAGAAATGAGAAATACCAAAGCGACGAGTGGTGGGAGGAGCAGCTGAACAGCGACGGTGAGGATGGAGAATCTCAAGCATGTGGCCGACCAAAGAAGACAAAAGAAGGGGCAGATGCCGATGTGGAGAGTGTCACCAGTGAGGAAGTACGAGCCGTGAAAGAGCGGTTGAAGCGTCGCAACAAACGTCCACCCTCAGATGCTATGTCCACCTCCAGTTGCACAAGTTACTCTGAGCTTTGGAAACAACGGCTAAGAGAAATCGAGGAACAAGCTGCTGCTCGCTACCTTGGGAAAGAGGACGAGGAAGACAGCGAGAGCACTGCTACGGATGGAGGAGAAGGTGGAAAGAAGATTGACAACGAAGTGGACAGCATCCTGTCTGACACCAGCTCCCTGTACAACTTCTGCCAGAAGAACAAGGAGAAGATGACGCCATTGGAGCGTTGGCGAATCAAGAGGATCCAGTTTGGCTGGAACAAGAAAGATCGGGACGATGGAGAGAAAAGTTCCAtaggagatggagagaaaggtgATAGTGAGGAACAAGCAAAGACACCATCTTTCCAGGATGTCAACCTGACGGCATATCAGGCGTGGAAGCTGAGACAGCAGAAACGTCTTGGGGAGGAGAACACAGATGAGATTTTGGAGTTGAGTCGGGGTGAGGACTCTGCAACAGTCAAAAGGAGGCAAAGACGTGAGGAGATTTTGGAGCGTTCAAAGAAGACTTTAGAAGAAAGTCAGTCTTTGTGCAACTGGGAGAGCGAGAGCTGCATTAGTGGAGGTACAATTCCTCTTTCTGCCTTCTGGGCTGGTGCTGGGGTCACGGGCCTGCAGAGTGTCACAAATGATGACAACATGTCTATGCTCAGTGGCAGATCATCTGTCATATCTTCTGTTTCACAAGCTCGCAGTATAAAATCCACACAATCTGCAGGTCCACTTAATCCCGTGCCACCAGTTCCTCCAATCCTCCCAGTAGCACCTGTCCAGGGTCCTGGAGGTGAACCACTGGTCAATCTAGCCAGCATCCAAAACTGGATCGCTAGTGTCGTCTCTGAAAcaatcaaacagaaacagagtgaAATGAGCCTGCCTCCTCCATCCCGTGCTGGATCTGAACTCAGCTTTGGTGGGACACCAGGTGGGATTTCCAGCCGGGGCATAGATGATGACAAAGCATCATTGTTGAGTGGTACTTCATACTCCAGTGTTCAGTCCCAGGGTCATGGAAGGGCGACATCAATCCTCTCAGGTGGTGGGTCAAGCAGCATCTCAGGTCTTAGTGGCCAAGGCTCAGCGTTGGGCTCCACCCTGGGCTCCACCCTGGGCTCCACCCTGGGCTCCACCCTGGGCTCCACCCTGGGCTCCACCCTGGGCTCCAAGAAAAACAAGATCACCACCACCAGTGTCCCCCTGTATAGCCTCTTCCAGGACCAGGTCGACCTGGGCAAACTGAGCGCCATGGACAAGGAAATCAAATCTGAGATGAAAGACAAGATGGAAACctatgaaaagaagaagatccTGGAGGACAACAAGCGCAGCACTCTGTACAAGAAAAAGAAACCcaaggaggatgaagatgaggaggaggaaagaaaaaggaaagaggaggagttTCTGGAAGACACAAAGCAAAGGGAAAAACCTACAAGGACTTTTGGCCTCTCTGGATGCCTGAATCTCAACCCGGCGCTGGAGAAAGATAAGAACACCAGCATCGACGACTGGCTGAAAAGTGTTCGGCCTCCTCCGCGGAAACCAGCCTCAGCAGACGCAAGCCTGACAGATCCATATGATGATCTCGATGCCTCAGCTTCTGAGTTTGATTTCACGAGCCGCAGGGCCTCGTACTGTGTCGACGAAGAAGACGAGGAAACGTACGGCTCCAGGTACAGATCAAGGTTACGTGATAATTTATCTGGTGAAGACACAGAATTCACCTGCAATGGATTCACACAGTCCAGGTCGCACAGAGCCCATGAGGAGAGCACCGATGGGACAGGGACCTACAATGACTTCTCCACCAAGCAGAAATACAGTCACCATTCACGATATGGAAGCAGGGAGACAGAGGGGAGGGTGAGCAGAAATGAGGACGCCGATGACGAGGAGGAAGATGATGTTGCTATTTTCATTGCCCAAACCAGGCAGAGGATCAGGGCTCGGGCTGCTGCTGAGGCCGAAGATGACGAGGTGCTCGCAGCCTGGAGagtgcagcaggaaacaaagTCCCagaaaaaatcagaaaataaaactgagggAGGGAAGTTTTAG
- the LOC113127127 gene encoding zinc finger protein 513-like isoform X1 translates to MPRRKQSNPQPVKLESEDGPAVCEPGCLVLESDFLLSGELEFGDSEIMGLDREAGVTVFSLSVDDDTSAPTDSAFPEFLSCKGCGQLLGDTPLGTGLDLGLDLGAELYCLTCEEGLQQAASIDSSQVEGSHLSDRSISCGSDRKKRSTGKTGGAVDIPHKLYSCSLCAFSSRYSNHLKRHMRIHDGQKPYRCPVCPYASAQLVNLQRHARTHTGEKPYRCHECSYACSSLGNLRRHQRMHMQERPQRRQKEKRRGRRKKAKGETEGVVSDLTLRVSQDPGYLQTLGGLGSPSAPLPVLLFPLCCRVCGLTLEEADLEGDKAEGEGDGGQVCRRCSLDLVSKDRPGPTCTPAVSRGSRRAQRGTKLYHCPNCPFLSHYPNHLARHAHTHSEEKPHRCPHCPYTSSHLDNLKRHLRVHTGEKPYQCPSCSYACGNLANLRRHERIHSGAKPFHCGVCGYSCNQSMNLKRHMLRHTGEKPYACAECSYTTGHWDNYKRHQRKHGHNTDSWDKHTPINGLSWGKGAQESRSPGQEHS, encoded by the exons ATGCCGCGGAGGAAACAGTCCAACCCTCAGCCGGTAAAAC tggAGTCAGAGGACGGGCCAGCGGTGTGCGAGCCGGGCTGTCTGGTTTTAGAGAGTGACTTCCTGCTGAGCGGAGAGCTGGAGTTTGGAGACTCGGAGATCATGGGGCTGGACAGAGAGGCCg GTGTCACGGTCTTCTCTCTGAGCGTGGACGACGACACTTCAGCGCCTACAGACTCCGCTTTCCCAGAATTCCTATCCTGTAAAGGCTGTGGTCAGCTACTGGGAGACACCCCTCTGGGCACAGGCTTAGATTTAG GCCTGGACCTGGGAGCTGAGCTTTATTGTCTGACCTGTGAGGAAGGCCTCCAGCAGGCAGCTTCAATTGACTCCTCTCAGGTGGAGGGGTCGCACTTGTCTGACAGATCCATCAGCTGTGGTTCtgacaggaagaagaggagcaCAGGTAAGACAGGTGGAGCTGTCGACATTCCTCACAAACTCTACTCCTGCTCGCTGTGCGCCTTCAGTTCTCGCTACTCCAACCACTTGAAACGCCACATGAGGATCCATGATGGCCAGAAGCCGTACCGCTGCCCCGTGTGCCCGTATGCCTCGGCCCAGCTCGTCAACCTGCAGCGccacgcgcgcacgcacactGGGGAAAAACCATACCGCTGCCACGAGTGCAGCTACGCCTGCAGCTCCCTGGGAAACCTGCGGCGACACCAGCGCATGCACATGCAGGAGAGACCTCAGAGGAGGCAGAAGGAGAAAAGACGAGGGAGACGGAAAAAAGCAAAGGGTGAAACTGAAGGAG TGGTATCAGACCTGACCCTGCGCGTATCCCAGGACCCGGGTTACCTCCAGACCTTGGGGGGTCTTGGCTCTCCCTCTGCCCCGCTGCCGGTGCTCCTCTTCCCCCTGTGCTGCCGAGTGTGTGGCCTCACGCTGGAGGAGGCTGACTTGGAGGGGGACAAGGCCGAGGGCGAGGGTGACGGGGGACAG GTGTGTCGCCGCTGCTCGTTGGACCTGGTGTCCAAAGACCGACCTGGACCCACCTGCACTCCTGCTGTGTCTCGGGGATCCCGGCGGGCTCAACGGGGCACCAAACTGTACCACTGTCCTAATTGCCCCTTCCTGTCCCACTACCCCAACCACCTGGCCCGCCATGCCCACACCCACTCAGAGGAGAAACCCCACCGCTGCCCACACTGCCCCTACACGTCCTCACACCTCGACAACCTCAAACGCCACCTGCGTGTGCACACGGGTGAGAAGCCTTACCAATGTCCGTCGTGCAGCTACGCCTGCGGGAACCTGGCCAACCTGCGGCGACACGAGCGCATCCACTCAGGGGCCAAGCCTTTCCACTGCGGCGTCTGCGGTTACTCCTGCAACCAGAGCATGAACCTGAAGAGGCACATGCTGCGGCACACGGGCGAGAAGCCGTACGCCTGCGCCGAGTGCAGCTACACCACGGGCCACTGGGACAACTACAAACGCCACCAGAGGAAACACGGACACAACACGGACAGCtgggacaaacacacacccatcaACGGCCTGAGCTGGGGTAAAGGGGCACAGGAGAGCCGGAGTCCAGGGCAGGAGCACAGCTAG